One genomic region from Euzebya tangerina encodes:
- a CDS encoding L-serine ammonia-lyase translates to MSPINIRLANLFRVGIGPSSSHTVGPMRAAAAFRQGLLDAGHTRGHITVDLKGSLGSTGRGHHSDLATMAGLMGWAPDSCDPAAVLALRETLAADPCLTAMLDGIDIRLEPDDVNFLRARDTRDEQLPHPNTVTFHLRRGDEVVAAETWCSIGGGFIRRPEEVADGDGAGKPRPVPHPFGDAASLLERAQEMGGTVGQVVLANERALSHDDGAAATTHLDLVWDTFNECIDTGLAGRGVLPGGLGVQRRAPELLAQVHRGDVDLGYAPIARAQAYAFAVQEQNAAGGRVVTAPTNGAAGIVPAVLVQSAQQHGFSRVEIHDALATAAAIAMLVKTHASISGAEVGCQGEVGTATSMAAAALCQLLGGTPGQVTTAAEIGMEHNLGLTCDPIKGLVQAPCIERNAMGVAKAVSAAQLALHSVVQEVVSLDRVIRVMKRTGEDMREEYKETSEGGLAVNHPEC, encoded by the coding sequence ATGTCGCCCATCAACATCCGCTTGGCCAACCTCTTCCGGGTCGGCATCGGCCCGTCCTCCAGTCATACGGTGGGGCCGATGCGTGCGGCCGCGGCCTTCCGTCAGGGCCTGCTGGATGCCGGCCACACCCGGGGGCACATCACGGTCGATCTCAAGGGGTCGCTCGGCTCGACCGGCCGCGGGCACCACAGCGATCTGGCCACCATGGCCGGGCTGATGGGCTGGGCACCCGATTCCTGCGACCCGGCCGCGGTCCTGGCACTGCGCGAGACGCTGGCCGCTGACCCGTGCCTCACGGCGATGCTCGACGGGATCGACATCAGGCTCGAGCCGGACGACGTCAACTTCCTCCGTGCACGGGACACCAGGGACGAACAGCTGCCGCATCCCAACACCGTCACATTCCACCTGCGCCGGGGAGACGAGGTGGTGGCCGCGGAGACGTGGTGCTCGATCGGCGGCGGGTTCATCAGACGGCCGGAGGAGGTGGCCGACGGCGACGGCGCCGGCAAGCCCAGACCGGTCCCCCATCCCTTCGGTGACGCCGCATCTCTGCTCGAGCGGGCACAGGAGATGGGCGGCACGGTCGGTCAGGTCGTCTTGGCCAACGAGCGAGCGCTGTCCCATGACGACGGGGCGGCCGCGACGACGCATCTCGATCTGGTCTGGGACACCTTCAACGAGTGCATCGACACCGGCCTGGCCGGGCGCGGTGTGCTGCCTGGCGGGCTGGGCGTCCAGCGTCGGGCACCGGAGTTGCTGGCCCAGGTCCACCGGGGGGACGTCGACCTCGGGTACGCACCCATCGCGCGGGCGCAGGCCTACGCCTTCGCCGTTCAGGAGCAGAACGCGGCCGGAGGCCGGGTTGTCACGGCCCCGACCAACGGGGCCGCGGGCATCGTCCCCGCCGTGCTCGTGCAGTCCGCCCAGCAGCACGGCTTCTCCCGAGTCGAGATCCACGACGCTCTGGCCACGGCGGCTGCGATCGCCATGCTGGTCAAGACCCACGCCAGCATCTCCGGAGCAGAGGTGGGATGTCAGGGCGAGGTGGGGACCGCAACGTCGATGGCCGCGGCGGCGTTGTGCCAGCTGCTCGGTGGGACGCCTGGGCAGGTGACGACGGCGGCTGAGATCGGGATGGAGCACAACCTGGGGCTGACCTGTGATCCGATCAAAGGTCTGGTCCAGGCGCCGTGCATCGAGCGCAACGCCATGGGGGTCGCCAAGGCCGTCTCGGCGGCCCAGTTGGCTCTGCACTCGGTCGTGCAGGAGGTCGTCAGCCTGGACCGCGTCATCCGGGTGATGAAGCGGACCGGTGAGGACATGCGCGAGGAGTACAAGGAGACCTCCGAGGGCGGCCTCGCCGTGAATCACCCGGAGTGTTGA
- a CDS encoding LacI family DNA-binding transcriptional regulator, whose protein sequence is MPRKPATITEVAALAGVSAPTVSRVLNGNTSVRADLRERVLSAAEGLDYRPSPMARGLRTGRSSTVACIVPFVSNPSAVDHVRGIVEGVRGVDTPLSLYDVERPGDLVAHLDHLDRMRPAGLIVVALHVGSEAVDGFAAANVPLVLLDTTHPGVSSVVLDEHGGADRAARHLVELGHRRVAFIGDDEDNEFGFTSSRERRIGLERGLRELGLQLDPSHVRTGPHSRAVAAAHTTELLLAENPPTAVLAASDTQALGAMDAIRSAGLTVGADVSVIGFDDAAIAADVGLTTIDGQLVAAGQKAARLLARLMTDPASDATTVVLDARLRVRSSTGPPPHDDP, encoded by the coding sequence ATGCCTCGCAAGCCCGCCACCATCACCGAAGTCGCCGCACTCGCCGGCGTGTCGGCACCAACCGTCTCACGCGTTCTGAACGGCAACACCTCGGTGCGGGCCGATCTGCGGGAGCGCGTGCTGAGTGCGGCGGAGGGGCTGGACTATCGGCCCAGTCCCATGGCGCGCGGCTTGCGGACCGGCCGGTCCTCGACCGTTGCATGCATCGTTCCGTTCGTGTCGAATCCCTCGGCTGTTGATCACGTTCGCGGGATCGTCGAGGGCGTTCGAGGCGTCGACACGCCACTCAGCCTGTACGACGTCGAGCGACCGGGCGATCTCGTCGCCCATCTCGATCACCTCGACCGCATGCGCCCTGCCGGACTCATCGTCGTCGCACTCCACGTGGGTTCGGAGGCAGTCGACGGCTTCGCCGCCGCCAACGTCCCGCTCGTGCTGCTCGACACGACCCATCCCGGAGTATCGAGCGTCGTCCTCGATGAGCACGGCGGTGCGGACCGTGCGGCTCGGCACCTCGTGGAGCTCGGGCATCGTCGCGTCGCCTTCATCGGCGACGACGAGGACAACGAGTTCGGCTTCACCTCCTCACGTGAACGGCGGATCGGCTTGGAACGCGGTCTTCGGGAGCTGGGTCTGCAACTGGATCCGTCCCACGTTCGCACGGGCCCGCACTCCCGTGCCGTCGCAGCGGCGCACACGACCGAGTTGCTCCTGGCCGAGAATCCTCCGACTGCGGTTCTTGCGGCCTCGGATACCCAGGCACTCGGCGCGATGGACGCGATTCGTTCCGCCGGGCTGACCGTTGGTGCCGATGTGTCGGTGATCGGGTTCGACGATGCCGCCATCGCCGCCGATGTCGGTCTGACCACGATCGACGGCCAACTCGTCGCCGCCGGCCAGAAGGCAGCTCGGCTTCTGGCCCGCCTGATGACCGATCCCGCATCCGATGCCACGACGGTCGTGCTCGACGCGCGACTGCGCGTTCGGTCCTCGACCGGCCCGCCTCCTCACGACGACCCGTGA
- a CDS encoding sugar ABC transporter substrate-binding protein: MKTTTRIGALMTAIAITAAGCGSDSAPSAEEPAADPTPTTEQAGPDTTDDDESVAAEDVTADGSTTGDAAACDGEIDEPVTVTAWNHAGQGNEQDLMTEQIADFNAGPGAELGVTVAVEFLPDGTYVETVQSAAATGDLPDALDFDGPFLYNYAWADNLIPIDSCVPDDVERNLLPSILAQGTYDGELYSVGTFESGLGIYASRSVLEENDIRIPTSPRDAWSAQEFDEILRTLQAAGFEHPLDIKWYYGGGATAEWYTYGFSPVIQSAGADLIDRSDYRSADGIVNSPEAVAALELFQQWAEDGLIDLESTDDLPFQEGTVPLSWVGHWLYGPYEEALGDDLVVVPLPDFGEGSVTGQGSWNWGISSTAEEPDAVWAFYEFLLSDEQQLRWSSTIGAPPATQSAAASSELFGPGGDLEIYIDQLSTSSVARPQTPAYPAITESFGAAFANILLGADVQSELDRVADEIEQDLVANDFYPATN; the protein is encoded by the coding sequence ATGAAGACAACAACGCGAATCGGCGCGCTGATGACAGCGATCGCCATCACAGCCGCCGGGTGCGGCTCCGACTCTGCGCCAAGCGCTGAGGAGCCGGCCGCTGACCCGACGCCGACCACGGAGCAGGCCGGGCCTGACACCACCGATGATGACGAGTCCGTTGCGGCCGAGGACGTGACGGCGGACGGCTCGACCACCGGCGATGCCGCCGCGTGTGACGGCGAGATCGACGAGCCCGTGACCGTCACCGCCTGGAACCATGCGGGCCAGGGGAACGAGCAAGATCTGATGACCGAACAGATTGCCGACTTCAATGCTGGTCCGGGAGCCGAGCTGGGCGTCACCGTGGCGGTGGAGTTCCTGCCCGACGGCACCTACGTCGAGACCGTCCAGTCAGCTGCCGCGACGGGTGACCTGCCCGACGCACTCGACTTCGACGGTCCGTTCCTCTACAACTACGCGTGGGCGGACAATCTGATCCCGATCGACTCGTGCGTGCCCGATGACGTGGAGCGCAACCTCCTGCCGTCGATCCTTGCGCAGGGCACCTACGACGGCGAGCTGTACTCCGTCGGAACCTTCGAGTCCGGGCTCGGCATCTACGCCTCGCGCAGCGTGCTCGAGGAGAACGACATCCGCATCCCGACGTCGCCGCGCGACGCCTGGAGTGCCCAGGAGTTCGACGAGATCCTGCGCACGCTGCAGGCTGCCGGCTTCGAGCACCCGCTGGACATCAAGTGGTACTACGGGGGCGGGGCGACTGCGGAGTGGTACACGTACGGGTTCTCACCCGTGATCCAGTCCGCCGGAGCTGACCTGATCGACCGATCCGACTACCGGTCGGCGGACGGCATCGTGAACAGCCCGGAGGCCGTCGCTGCGCTGGAGCTGTTCCAGCAGTGGGCCGAGGACGGACTCATCGACCTGGAGTCGACCGACGACCTCCCGTTCCAGGAGGGCACGGTACCCCTGTCGTGGGTTGGGCACTGGCTCTACGGCCCCTACGAGGAAGCACTCGGCGACGACCTGGTGGTCGTGCCACTGCCGGACTTCGGAGAGGGCAGCGTCACCGGCCAGGGATCCTGGAACTGGGGCATCTCGTCGACCGCCGAGGAACCGGACGCCGTGTGGGCGTTCTACGAGTTCCTGCTGTCCGATGAACAGCAACTCCGCTGGAGTTCGACGATCGGCGCGCCTCCGGCGACACAGTCTGCCGCCGCCAGTTCGGAGCTGTTCGGTCCCGGGGGCGACCTGGAGATCTACATCGACCAGCTCTCGACCTCCTCGGTTGCCCGGCCTCAGACGCCCGCCTACCCAGCGATCACCGAGAGCTTCGGGGCCGCGTTCGCCAACATCCTCCTCGGGGCCGACGTGCAGTCCGAACTCGATCGCGTGGCCGACGAGATCGAGCAGGACCTCGTCGCGAACGACTTCTACCCGGCCACCAACTGA
- a CDS encoding carbohydrate ABC transporter permease → MTATPIQPGIAPAQPTPRRAGRRGRRSDGRAASGFLAPGGLLLGLFVVGPFIAAIVLSLTNWRLVSPLPTQWVGLENYRAIIADSQFWIAIRNNLTFAVLVVPLQTILALAMAVLVNRPVRGRVVIRTIYFLPVVTVMTAAAVIWRLLLTPDGAVNSVLGTITFGALEPNWLTSTTAAMPAVVLVSIWQGAGFQMVILLAALQGVPSDLYEAASIDGATRWQTFRHITVPGIRNALIFVVTVTTILAFRLYDQVVVLPTPAGGPRDATRTMMLEMVQTGFGRQLIGRASAIAVLFFVIVLALTALQRALFRESP, encoded by the coding sequence ATGACCGCCACACCAATTCAGCCGGGCATCGCTCCGGCTCAACCGACGCCACGCCGAGCCGGCCGGCGTGGACGCCGATCTGACGGGCGAGCTGCCTCCGGCTTCCTCGCACCGGGCGGGCTGCTCCTCGGCCTCTTCGTCGTCGGACCGTTCATCGCCGCGATCGTGCTCTCACTCACGAACTGGCGACTGGTCAGTCCGCTCCCGACGCAGTGGGTGGGGCTCGAGAACTACCGCGCGATCATCGCCGACTCCCAGTTCTGGATCGCGATTCGCAACAACCTCACCTTCGCCGTCCTCGTCGTTCCGCTGCAGACCATCCTCGCCCTCGCCATGGCCGTGCTCGTCAACCGCCCGGTTCGGGGACGGGTGGTCATCCGCACCATCTACTTCCTCCCCGTCGTCACGGTGATGACCGCCGCGGCGGTCATCTGGCGGCTGCTGCTCACGCCGGACGGAGCGGTGAACAGCGTCCTGGGCACCATCACCTTCGGTGCGCTCGAACCGAACTGGCTGACGTCAACCACGGCGGCCATGCCCGCAGTCGTGCTCGTGTCGATCTGGCAGGGAGCTGGCTTTCAGATGGTGATCCTGCTGGCAGCCCTGCAGGGCGTGCCGAGTGACTTGTACGAGGCGGCATCGATCGACGGGGCGACCCGCTGGCAGACGTTTCGACACATCACCGTGCCCGGCATCCGCAACGCGCTGATCTTCGTCGTGACGGTCACGACGATCCTGGCCTTCCGGCTGTACGACCAGGTCGTCGTCTTGCCCACCCCAGCGGGCGGCCCGCGGGACGCCACCCGCACGATGATGCTCGAAATGGTCCAGACGGGATTCGGCCGGCAGTTGATCGGACGAGCGTCGGCGATTGCGGTGCTGTTCTTCGTCATCGTCCTGGCGCTCACCGCGCTGCAGCGCGCACTGTTCCGAGAGTCGCCATGA
- a CDS encoding carbohydrate ABC transporter permease: MRRRGSLALSAVMLALAAFSLFPLLIALAGAFKDDAFVFAEAGSLRSVIPEPFVGLENFRDVERRTDLFRPFANSVIITTSIVVVGAVVNSLFGYALARLRFRGRTLLVALIASLIIIPFEALAIPLLLLFAEIDWLDSYRVQILPFIANPFFIYLFYTFFLDMPVELEEAAKVDGAGPVRVFVSVIAPLARPAYATAAILTFLFSWGQLLWPTIVTRSAEVRPLPLGLAVFQTSPPVQWGDIMAFVSLMTIPTVVIFISFQRHFVEGIASQGIKG, encoded by the coding sequence ATGAGGCGACGTGGATCGTTGGCCCTCTCCGCGGTCATGCTCGCGCTGGCCGCGTTTTCCCTATTCCCGCTCCTCATCGCGTTGGCCGGCGCGTTCAAGGACGACGCCTTCGTCTTCGCCGAGGCCGGATCACTCCGATCGGTGATACCCGAGCCGTTCGTCGGGCTCGAGAACTTCCGAGACGTCGAGCGACGGACCGACCTCTTCCGCCCCTTCGCCAACTCGGTGATCATCACGACGTCGATCGTCGTCGTCGGCGCCGTGGTGAACTCGCTGTTCGGCTATGCGCTCGCCCGACTTCGCTTCCGAGGCCGAACACTGCTCGTCGCGCTGATCGCCTCACTCATCATCATCCCGTTCGAGGCACTCGCCATCCCGCTGTTGCTGCTGTTCGCCGAGATCGACTGGCTTGACAGCTACCGAGTCCAGATCCTGCCCTTCATCGCGAACCCGTTCTTCATCTACCTCTTCTACACCTTCTTCCTCGACATGCCCGTCGAACTCGAGGAGGCCGCCAAGGTCGATGGCGCAGGACCAGTACGGGTCTTCGTGTCCGTGATCGCGCCGTTGGCGCGCCCCGCCTACGCAACAGCGGCGATCCTGACGTTCCTGTTCTCGTGGGGTCAGTTGCTGTGGCCCACGATCGTCACGAGGAGCGCCGAGGTACGTCCCCTGCCGCTCGGCCTCGCCGTCTTCCAGACCAGCCCTCCGGTCCAGTGGGGCGACATCATGGCCTTCGTCTCGTTGATGACGATCCCGACGGTCGTGATCTTCATCTCGTTCCAGCGACACTTCGTCGAGGGCATCGCATCCCAGGGCATCAAGGGATGA
- a CDS encoding glycosyl hydrolase family 32 gives MTLFLDDRWVWDFWTIEHEDVLHLYFLQAPRSLRDPDLRHLNATVGHATSTNLLDWTVHGDALAPGEPGQWDDTAIWTGSVIQDPHGWAMLYTGVTLQAGRPVERIGLARSTDLHRWTKSPLNPVIETDDRWYEPPLSTRWNHGWRDPFVVARPQGYEVLICARTADGPSDRRGAVARATSPDLEQWVVHEPVFAPGCFAEIEVPQTVVIDGVQVLIASTQRTRPTDVVWDAGLVGTRCFARHGRGWDAHTGAWLVGDRAWTNYAARVVEAFGRWWLMSTIAHDRGGYVGALSDPTPLERLPELVRHPKPGPVGRSRPDPSA, from the coding sequence ATGACGCTGTTCCTGGACGACCGGTGGGTGTGGGACTTCTGGACCATCGAGCACGAGGACGTGCTCCACCTCTACTTCCTGCAGGCACCGCGGTCACTGCGCGACCCGGATCTCCGCCATCTCAACGCCACCGTCGGGCACGCCACCTCGACCAACCTCCTCGACTGGACTGTGCACGGTGACGCCCTCGCGCCGGGTGAGCCCGGACAGTGGGACGACACGGCGATCTGGACGGGAAGCGTCATCCAGGACCCGCACGGCTGGGCCATGCTGTACACCGGTGTGACCTTGCAGGCGGGGCGTCCGGTGGAGCGCATCGGCCTCGCCCGGTCGACCGACCTCCACCGCTGGACCAAGAGCCCGCTCAATCCCGTCATCGAGACCGACGACCGCTGGTACGAACCGCCGCTCAGCACGCGCTGGAATCATGGCTGGCGCGATCCCTTCGTGGTCGCCAGACCGCAGGGGTACGAGGTGCTCATCTGTGCTCGGACCGCTGACGGTCCGAGCGATCGACGGGGCGCAGTGGCCCGAGCGACCTCACCTGATCTCGAGCAGTGGGTGGTGCACGAGCCCGTGTTCGCACCAGGCTGCTTCGCCGAGATCGAGGTGCCGCAGACGGTCGTCATCGACGGCGTCCAGGTGCTGATCGCATCGACGCAGCGGACCCGGCCGACAGACGTCGTCTGGGACGCGGGTTTGGTCGGGACACGCTGCTTCGCCCGCCACGGCCGTGGGTGGGACGCGCACACCGGCGCGTGGCTCGTCGGCGACCGCGCGTGGACGAACTACGCGGCTCGGGTCGTGGAGGCGTTCGGGCGGTGGTGGCTGATGAGCACCATCGCCCACGATCGAGGAGGCTACGTCGGCGCCCTGTCCGATCCCACGCCCTTGGAGCGGCTGCCGGAGCTCGTCCGGCACCCGAAGCCGGGTCCGGTCGGTCGCAGCCGACCCGACCCGTCCGCGTGA
- the dnaB gene encoding replicative DNA helicase: MSSPPDYATAAPPSSGSSGSGGFERTPPYSLEAEISVLGSMLLSADAIAEVAELVRPEDFYRGAHRTLFEAMRDLYDRGEPVDTVTLADELTRRGKLDDIGGALAIADISAQVPTPANAVYYAHIVSDRALKRRLIEAGSSLTRLGFDPETSGVDAVDAAEAEVFELANNQRGNDFVPMRELLLEAFETIEKLHESDSTITGLETGFTDLDELTSGLQPGQLMVLAARPAMGKSTLVTNILSHITAAQRKPAIIFSLEMSQMEIVNRMLSAEARIDSDRMRTGKLKAEDWPKLSKAMGKLAEAPLFIDDTPGVSMMEIRSKCRRIAQRHGLSLVVVDYLQLMESHKTKTDGRVQEVAEFSRGMKVLGKELGCPVIALSQLSRKPEERPDKRPLLSDLRESGAIEQDADIVGFIYRDEVYNPDTEAKGEAELIIAKHRAGRLATVKLSFLGHHSRFANMARMPSSYGGGSAAAPPPAAAPSASGYGAEPSDAF, translated from the coding sequence ATGTCCTCACCTCCCGACTACGCCACGGCCGCTCCTCCCTCAAGCGGGAGCAGCGGTTCTGGCGGGTTCGAGCGGACCCCGCCGTACTCCCTCGAGGCTGAGATCAGCGTGCTCGGGAGCATGCTGCTGAGCGCGGACGCAATCGCCGAGGTGGCCGAGCTGGTCAGGCCCGAGGACTTCTACCGCGGGGCTCATCGGACCCTGTTCGAGGCCATGCGGGACCTCTACGACCGAGGCGAGCCGGTCGACACCGTAACCCTGGCCGACGAGTTGACGAGGCGAGGGAAGCTGGATGACATCGGGGGGGCGTTGGCCATCGCCGACATCTCCGCGCAGGTCCCCACACCCGCCAACGCCGTCTACTACGCCCACATCGTCAGCGACCGCGCGCTGAAGCGCCGGTTGATCGAGGCCGGCAGCTCGTTGACCCGGCTGGGCTTCGACCCGGAGACGAGCGGCGTGGATGCGGTGGATGCCGCCGAGGCCGAGGTCTTCGAACTGGCCAACAACCAGCGGGGCAACGACTTCGTCCCGATGCGTGAGCTGCTGCTGGAGGCCTTCGAGACCATCGAGAAGCTGCACGAATCCGACTCGACCATCACCGGACTGGAGACGGGCTTCACCGATCTGGACGAGTTGACCTCGGGACTGCAGCCCGGCCAGCTCATGGTGCTGGCGGCCCGACCCGCGATGGGGAAGTCCACGCTGGTCACCAACATCCTGTCCCACATCACCGCGGCGCAGCGCAAGCCGGCGATCATCTTCAGCCTCGAGATGAGCCAGATGGAGATCGTCAACCGCATGCTCTCGGCAGAGGCCAGGATCGACTCCGACCGGATGCGGACGGGGAAGCTGAAGGCGGAGGACTGGCCGAAGCTGTCCAAGGCCATGGGCAAGCTGGCCGAGGCCCCGCTGTTCATCGACGACACGCCCGGTGTGTCCATGATGGAGATCCGGTCGAAGTGCCGGCGCATCGCCCAGCGGCACGGGCTGTCGCTGGTCGTCGTCGACTACCTGCAGCTGATGGAATCCCACAAGACCAAGACCGACGGTCGGGTGCAGGAGGTGGCGGAGTTCAGTCGTGGCATGAAGGTCCTCGGCAAGGAACTCGGGTGCCCCGTCATCGCGTTGTCCCAACTCTCGCGCAAGCCGGAGGAGCGGCCCGACAAGCGCCCGCTGCTCTCCGACCTGCGTGAGTCCGGCGCGATCGAACAGGACGCCGACATCGTGGGGTTCATCTATCGCGACGAGGTCTACAACCCCGACACCGAGGCGAAGGGCGAGGCCGAGTTGATCATCGCCAAGCACCGTGCCGGCCGACTGGCCACGGTGAAGCTGTCCTTCCTCGGCCACCACTCACGGTTCGCCAACATGGCCCGGATGCCCAGCAGCTACGGCGGCGGCTCGGCCGCGGCACCGCCACCGGCAGCGGCACCAAGCGCGAGCGGATACGGGGCCGAACCGTCGGACGCGTTCTAG
- a CDS encoding aldo/keto reductase, which translates to MSERPAAAAGTLDLDGHTINRMGFGAMRITGDGIWGPPADHDRAIQVLRDAVDLGVTFIDTADSYGPFVSEDLIREALHPYDDVLIATKGGLTRLGPNEWRPVGHPDYLQQCVEMSLRRLDVDQIDLYQLHRIDPSVPAAEQIGRLAELKEAGKIRSIGLSEVSVEDLTAAQETTDIVSVQNLYNLTVRQSQELLDHCDREGIAFIPWFPIAAAELAEGSGALAEVSAETGATAAQVSLAWLLHISEVMVPIPGTSSPEHLEENVRAAELELSDDQVARLTAMAE; encoded by the coding sequence ATGAGCGAACGACCAGCAGCAGCCGCCGGCACCTTGGACCTCGACGGTCACACCATCAACCGCATGGGCTTCGGGGCCATGCGCATCACCGGAGACGGGATCTGGGGTCCGCCGGCAGACCACGATCGAGCCATCCAGGTGCTGCGCGACGCCGTCGACCTCGGCGTCACCTTCATCGACACCGCGGACTCCTACGGGCCGTTCGTGAGTGAGGACCTGATCCGCGAGGCGCTGCACCCCTACGACGACGTCCTGATCGCGACCAAGGGCGGCCTCACACGGCTGGGTCCGAACGAGTGGCGTCCGGTCGGACACCCCGACTACCTGCAGCAGTGCGTCGAGATGAGCCTGCGTCGACTCGACGTCGACCAGATCGACCTCTACCAGCTGCACCGCATCGACCCGTCGGTGCCGGCTGCTGAGCAGATCGGTCGCCTCGCCGAGCTGAAGGAGGCGGGAAAGATCCGCTCGATCGGGCTGTCCGAGGTCTCCGTGGAGGACCTCACCGCCGCACAGGAGACCACCGACATCGTCTCGGTGCAGAACCTGTACAACCTGACGGTGCGGCAGTCACAGGAGCTGCTCGATCACTGCGACCGTGAGGGGATCGCCTTCATCCCGTGGTTCCCGATCGCCGCTGCTGAACTGGCTGAAGGTTCGGGCGCGCTGGCCGAGGTCTCGGCGGAGACCGGAGCAACGGCCGCTCAGGTTTCCCTGGCCTGGCTGCTGCACATCAGTGAGGTGATGGTGCCGATCCCCGGGACCTCCTCGCCGGAGCATCTGGAGGAGAACGTCCGTGCGGCCGAGCTTGAGCTGTCCGACGACCAGGTGGCCCGACTCACCGCGATGGCCGAGTAG